A window of Argopecten irradians isolate NY chromosome 1, Ai_NY, whole genome shotgun sequence contains these coding sequences:
- the LOC138318662 gene encoding uncharacterized transporter slc-17.2-like, with amino-acid sequence MSNDTENIRLIVTKKHKVTLKERLTSCRWQVGYVTCLTLACTMLIRMNMSMVVVCMNPPNMTSTVVINGSNVTVLDDYMKYYVEWDSTMKGLLISGNYIGQVATALTLGSMSGRYSGKYIIATMVLIISLSTAITPGFVFVSEYIVLALRIIVGMATSGLEPCATQLLSNWAPLQERAQMMVLVETARSVGGMANYILAGLLCSIPAIGGWPFIFFVFSGMNLLVLLLWAFMVYDAPNIHPRITASERLYIISQKPSVEQKKSLHIPWLQLLTSKAVWGCVLGFITYGLLFISLAICLPLYFEQVLELDPTLNGFVSALPFVGRIFGAILFGYIADWIFSKRWLSITNLRKMFQVIGLVGAAPFLIWITYLEKDDAPLAVVLMVIYWFILTAMNSGFRVNFADIAPRYAGLLNGICMFLNGFISVFVPIIITAITPNGTAEEWRVVFYGCVGVSIIGALVFVLLASGEEQEWAKEHGVTRDADIIVTNKSITDNGSVHKASLTSESTPLIDNR; translated from the exons ATGTCAAATGATACCG aaaatatcCGTCTGATTGTTACTAAAAAGCACAAAGTAACACTGAAGGAGCGTCTGACGTCATGCAGATGGCAAGTCGGCTACGTCACGTGCTTGACCCTGGCATGCACCATGTTGATACGTATGAACATGAGTATGGTCGTGGTGTGTATGAACCCTCCAAACATGACGTCAACTGTTGTCATCAACGGCTCAAACGTTACAGTTTTGGATGACTATATG AAGTATTATGTTGAGTGGGACAGTACCATGAAAGGTCTGCTAATTTCTGGGAACTACATTGGCCAGGTGGCAACAGCCCTGACGCTGGGGTCTATGTCTGGACGATACAGCGGAAAGTACATTATTGCTACTATGGTGTTGATTATATCTTTGTCTACTGCAATCACACCGGGATTCGTCTTCGTCAGCGAGTACATTGTCCTCGCTCTACGAATTATTGTCGGCATGGCAACG TCTGGTCTTGAGCCATGCGCAACGCAACTTCTTTCCAACTGGGCACCTCTTCAGGAGCGAGCACAAATGATGGTTCTTGTGGAAACAG CTAGAAGTGTTGGAGGAATGGCTAACTATATACTGGCTGGCCTACTGTGTTCCATACCCGCTATCGGTGGTTGGCCTTTCATTTTCTTTGTCTTCA GCGGAATGAACTTGTTGGTACTACTATTATGGGCCTTTATGGTATATGATGCTCCAAATATTCACCCACGTATAACGGCGTCGGAAAGGTTATATATTATCTCACAAAAGCCTTCAGTTGAACAAAAGAAG TCATTACACATCCCCTGGCTACAGCTGCTTACGTCCAAAGCTGTATGGGGATGCGTGCTGGGTTTCATCACCTACGGTCTTCTATTCATCAGCCTCGCCATTTGTCTCCCTTTGTACTTCGAACAAGTTTTAGAGTTAGACCCTACATTG AATGGTTTTGTGTCCGCTTTGCCATTCGTCGGGCGAATATTTGGTGCAATCCTGTTTGGCTACATAGCAGACTGGATATTTTCTAAGCGATGGTTGTCGATAACAAATCTGAGGAAGATGTTCCAAGTTATAG GCCTAGTCGGAGCTGCGCCATTCCTGATTTGGATAACGTACCTTGAGAAAGATGATGCGCCTCTTGCAGTTGTTCTCATGGTTATATATTGGTTTATCCTAACGGCAATGAATTCTGGATTTCGAGTTAATTTCGCTGATATTGCTCCGAG ATATGCCGGACTATTAAATGGGATCTGTATGTTTTTAAATGGGTTTATATCCGTATTTGTGCCAATTATAATAACTGCCATTACACCAAAC GGCACCGCAGAAGAGTGGAGAGTAGTGTTCTATGGTTGTGTAGGAGTATCCATCATAGGCGCTTTAGTGTTTGTCCTGTTGGCAAGTGGGGAGGAGCAGGAGTGGGCTAAGGAACATGGAGTGACCAGGGATGCGGACATAATAGTGACTAATAAAAGCATTACTGATAACGGTAGTGTTCACAAGGCATCACTGACATCAGAATCAACACCGCTTATTGATAACCGTTAA
- the LOC138314387 gene encoding sodium-dependent phosphate transport protein 1-like, producing MTLESLEETPLLEEKKKDGYKFSLWEKYTSCRWQVGATAAFTMSCSILLRLNMTMVVVCMAPGNLTVTVVQNGSEFSIRDPYLDNYVYWDSTMEGLLISGYYFGQVFTSLIFGTLSGRVSSKNFILFLTSVLIITSCVTPAITFVDPYLVLAARIVIGIATGGLEPCGTQLLSNWAPLPERSQMMSITEQGNYKISFGFVSLTSD from the exons ATGACACTGGAATCTTTAG AGGAAACTCCTCTTTTGGAGGAAAAGAAAAAGGATGGCTACAAATTTAGCCTGTGGGAGAAGTACACGTCCTGTCGCTGGCAGGTAGGGGCAACTGCGGCCTTCACCATGTCCTGTTCCATACTTTTGAGACTAAACATGACGATGGTGGTAGTCTGTATGGCGCCTGGGAACCTTACAGTCACCGTCGTACAAAATGGCTCAGAATTCTCCATACGTGATCCATATCTG GATAACTATGTGTATTGGGACAGCACCATGGAAGGACTCTTGATATCTGGGTACTATTTCGGGCAGGTCTTCACCTCCCTGATCTTTGGCACGTTATCAGGACGAGTCAGCTCTAAGAACTTCATCCTCTTCCTGACCTCTGTCCTCATCATCACATCCTGTGTGACCCCAGCCATAACCTTTGTCGACCCCTATCTTGTCCTAGCAGCACGGATTGTCATTGGCATAGCAACC GGGGGTTTGGAGCCATGTGGCACACAGCTACTGTCAAATTGGGCTCCCCTTCCCGAGAGATCCCAGATGATGTCGATTACCGAGCAAGGTAATTACAAGATTAGTTTTGGTTTTGTTAGTTTAACGTCCGATTAA